The DNA segment AATGTAATTTTCCAGTTACAAAAGGTGGTTTCACAACAACTAATGGAAACAAAATTCACTTCTCCTGGAATGGATGCTCAAAATAATCATTTTCCTTAACAACGACATCGATATCAGCATCAGCATGTAGTTTGTTTGCATCTAAGCTTCTTGGGGTCATAGCTGCTAATTTCATTTCATACTCAGCAACTTCTCTTCTGATTCTATCAGTTGCCATGATTTTCTGAGATATTTGTTCAAAACCTTGGTGGATGCTAGTGAGGAGCCTATAAATCTGCCTCCCTGTAGCATCCTTCTTCGCTTCCCTgcagagaaaaaaagagaaagaaatttcTTATTACCTACCTTTAATAAAAAGTAACAAAATTAGGCCCTTTGtcttcatttcattttcttgtGTGCACTCTGCATGTAATATGCCCTAGCACACCTGTGTGGATGTTTCGATACACATGCGATGATCAAATGTTCATACCTAAAGACAATTTCATCAGCAACAGCATACGTCCGATGCAAGCGTTCTTGGATAGAGTTACTGTCTAATTGAACCTCTCTAGTTTCTTTCAAGATACGCTCAATGTCAGCATCCTGTTTGCGACTATTTTTTgttatctcttttattttttcagtgTATGATTTCCTCGATGATGATTTTGGCTGCTTCGCAAGATCAGCAGAGAGCTTTGATTGCTCTTCCTCCCTAGAGAAACACAATATTCATGTTTAAAAAGTATTCATTGAAAGGTAATCAACaaggattgaattagaagaaactTTTTAACATTCCAAAGCCAATCTATTTTACTGTTCTCTGAAGAATCTTTTATTCAGTTCAGTTGTACAAAGTAAAATGAAGAATTCTTGAATACATACCTCTTTCTAATTTCGGATAGAATGAGCTGTTCTTCCTGTTGACATTCTCGCAACTTTTCGAGC comes from the Arachis duranensis cultivar V14167 chromosome 7, aradu.V14167.gnm2.J7QH, whole genome shotgun sequence genome and includes:
- the LOC107496231 gene encoding uncharacterized protein LOC107496231, translated to MDVTPASGESSSSMVDGCSRDEENCILNEVDSVEVPDNGRVSFGNEESGPHVKDGGDMNVLKQKEKALIDDVASRISELELLERELEVMTSVSEMAFDKQHSVDFYANQLNEQLQAKRHNLLKLESEWDPVRKSLEEKKRSLEDSLYSSNPDLQEMLEKLRECQQEEQLILSEIRKREEEQSKLSADLAKQPKSSSRKSYTEKIKEITKNSRKQDADIERILKETREVQLDSNSIQERLHRTYAVADEIVFREAKKDATGRQIYRLLTSIHQGFEQISQKIMATDRIRREVAEYEMKLAAMTPRSLDANKLHADADIDVVVKENDYFEHPFQEK